Part of the uncultured Anaeromusa sp. genome is shown below.
CTGCCAGAACCTCTTCCAGGTTGTCTTTTAAAAACGCCCCTAATTGCGTTACACCGTTCGTCACTATCGCGATGGTTTTCATCAAATTCCGCCTCTCCGCAGTAAAAACAAGCATACTCTTCTCCGCTATGCACAGAAGAACTCTATGTTAATGGGTACGGATTCTTGCTTAGCTGCAAAAACTCCTGCTCTGCACAGCGAGCGCTTTTGAGATCCGCGCCGCAAAGCACTATAGCCGTTTCTCCATACTATGCCGCAGACATTCCAGCGTCTCCCGCAGGATCTGACGCACCTGTTCTTCCGGCAGGCCGCAACGGTTTCCCAACTCTCGCAGGGAGCGTCGTTTGGTATGGTCCAATCCAAAGTAGCCGCGCAGCAGCAAGGCCTGCTGTTTCGGCAGGCGACGCAGCAATACCTGTAGCATGGTTTGCCGCCACTTGTGCAGCGTTTGCAGTTCCGGCGAAGCTTCTTTTTCACTGCGCAGCACATTCCAAAGCCGCGCCTCCCCCTCTTTCGCCGCGTCCAGCGAAGCATGGCCGCCTAAAAACACTTGATAGCAGCGCAGCCGCGCCCGATAGTCCGCTGCAGACAAGCCCAGCCGCCGCCAGCCCCATTCTTCGGGTTTGCCCCTCACCAGCCGCTCTTCCTCCATGCGCCGCGTCTGTATGACAGCCTCATGCTGCCGTCGCGGCAAGTGCACCAAATACCCTTCCTGCCAAATTCCCAAATAAAGCCGTTTGCGAATACAGAAGGAAAGATAATTGGACAAGCAAGTCTTTTCCAACGCCTGCGGCCGCCGCGCCGCTTCGATGAGCCCTAAAAAACCTAATTGCATCAGATCGTCTTCGTCCATACCCAGCGGCAGCCGTCGATAGCGCCGCAGCAGATGACGCACAAGGCCTTGGTTGCATTCCAAAAACTCATCCAGCGCTTTTTTATCTCCTTGCTGGTACCGTGTCAGCAGCTCCTTGTTTCTCGCATCCCAATCCACATCTTGTTTCACTTTACAAACAACCCCTCTCTTAAATTATGTAAATTCGCACAATCTTTTTTTCTTCTCTTTCCTTTAAGAAATTCCTTCCATGTACAACACCGCAGACAAATAACGGCAAGAAGCTGCTTTTCACACAGCCCCTTGCCGCTTATTCTCTCTGGTCTTTTTCTGGCGGAGACCGGATGCTACGCCATCCATGGATTTTCAGAGGAGACCGGCGATTATGCCATCCTTGGCATCGCCGGCATTAGGTACATCACGTACCGTCAGGCACTTCACGTGCCGTCGCCGAGTTCCGTTCCTGCTCCGTCGAGCCCTCACTCCAAGCAGTAGACGTCGGTTGCCATGCCTTCCATGGCGCAACCGACCCTAGGTGCTTCCGGCACCGTCGTACTCCTGTCAAAATCCGCGCCTCGTAACCCTCCTGCGTACCCTCCGGTTCTCATCGCGACTCTTGTTCAGTCCTCGTTCCCACCCCTGGAGAGATTGCCGCGCTGCGCTCGCAATGACGCCAAATCCCCCTGGCCCTTCGGGCCTTCCCCCTTTGGCAAGGGGGACTTTGACCTTAGCCTGTTCAAAACCGCTCCTACTCCTGCGTGCCCTCCGGTTCTCCGGTTCTCTTTTTCAATATTCTTCTCTATCGAGCCCTCACGCGACTCTGGTTCTCTTGTTCAATCCCCGTTTTCTCTACCGCAGCGCTTCCAGCATCCAGAAGAGGCAAAAGCCGATGATGCCGCCCACGAGGGAGCCGTTGATACGAATCCAGGCCAGATCTTCGCCGATCTTTTCCTCCACCAGCCGGTTCAAGCGCGCGGCGCTGAGGCGGTCCAGAGCGTGCACGGCCACTTCGCCGATCAAATGGCGATGCCCCGCCAAGAGGTGGCTAAGGGCTTCCTTGCAGGAGCCTTCCAGCAAAAGCCGCAAGGACTGGTTCTTTTTGAAATAATCCCAGTAGCCCATGAGCTGGGTGAGCACCCAGGAAACCAAGGGGGTCCGCAAGGAAATATCCCGCCCCGGCTCGCCCAGTAGCGCTTCCAGCTCGGCTTTTGGACCTACTGGCGAACGAAGCAGACGCAGAAGCTGCAAAAGCACCTCCTGTACCGGAACCGCCTGAAATAACTCTTCTTTCCAAGCTTCCAATCGCTGCGCCTGATCGGGGCTTGCTTCCAGCTCCAGCAACAGCTCCTCCGCCTTATCCCGCAGCCACAGGCGCAGCGGATGCTGCTCTTCCGTACGCAGAGCCTCCAAAAACTTCTCGGTTTCTTCCAGCGCCGCTTTGGCCAGATCTTTCGTATCAATCTGTCCAGCGGCTTCCATCATGCCTCCCAAAAGCTGCATGAGAGGATTGCGTTTCGCCAATTCCGCTTCATAAGCAGCGCGCAGCCAGCCCTCCAGCACCTCTTGCGATTCTGGTCGCCGCACCTGTTTGAGCAGCGCATTCGCCAGCGCTTCCCACAAGGGCGCTTCTCGCTTTTCCGCCAGCGCCTGCCGCCCCCAGGAGGCTACAGCCGGGGCCGCCGCGAGTTGACTGAGCTGACCGCGAACCCAGCCTTCCATTTTGCCTGCCAACGCTTCCGGTTCCAGCTTATCCAGCCAGTCCCGCAGCAGCTGCCGCGCCAAAAGCAGCAAAATATAGCGTCCTTTGCCTTCTTCCACCCAGTCAATAAAGGTTTCCGCAATCGGCCAGCTTTCCAGGGCCTTTTGCAGCTGACTTTGGCTGAAAAACTTATCCTGCACCATTTTGGCAGTGCCGTCGATGAGGCGGCGACGGTTGCGGGGAATCAGGCCGGTATGCCAAGACAGGCCTAAGGGGCGGCGAAACAGCGCCTCCACCGCAAACCAGTCGGCAATGCCGCCAACCAGGGCCGCTTCCGCGGCAAATAACATGCAGCGGGCGGCCAAGCTCTGAGGATAGGCCAGCTTAACGCCCAAACAGACGAGAAAGAGCACGCCAACACCCGCTAAAATGCGGTTAGCTTTGACAAAGGGGTTCATTGTCCCACCCCCCATTCCACAAGCTGCGTCAGGAGAAATAAGAAGGCCCCCGCCAAACCGCCTACCACCGAACCGTTAATACGGATCATCTGCAAATCATCGCCCACTTTTTCCTGTACATAAGCAGCCAGCTCTTCGCCGGATTTGCGTCCCAATTCGCTGGCGGCAACAAAGGAAGCCAAATCGAGAGGATGACGCTGCAGCCAGCGGCGCAGCTGCTCCTTCATCCAACGATCCAAGGCCCCTTGCTGATCTTTTTCCGCGGACAAGCTTTTTTCCACCGCCGCCGTAAGAGCTTCCGCCTGGTGTGGCAGCAAGCGATCTTTTCCTTGCAGCACCTCCTGCTGCAGCTCCTTCACCCAGGGCGTCAGCCATTGAGCGAAAAATCCGGGATGCCGGCTCAGCCACTCGCCTTTCCATTCTTCCAGTTGTTGCCGCCGTTCCGGCAGCCGCAGTCCCAGCAGCTTTTTCCAGCACCAAGCCCGTAAGCGACGACGCAGGGGCCGCTCCGGATCGGCCAGGTTCTGCACAAATCGTTCCAACCACTGCAGTACCATATCCACCCGATCTTCCGCCGTCAGGCCCGCAGCGCGATTGACCATGCTGCGCAGCATGCCGCCTGCTTCGTAACGAGCCAGCGCCGCCTCCAGCACTTCCAATAAAATCGCCCGAAACTCCGCTGTCTTTAGAGCCTCGCGCACCTGCGCCAACACATGGGCTATCACTACGTCGTCATAGCGTTGCCGCAGGCTCCACGCGCCGGCGCGCAGCGCCAAGGGCGCCAGTTCCGTCCGTTCCAGCCCCATGCACAGCAGTTGATCCGCCAGCCGCCCCATTTCCTCCGGCCGCACCGCCAGAGTCATGTCCTGTAACAGCCGCTCCAAT
Proteins encoded:
- a CDS encoding sigma-70 family RNA polymerase sigma factor; this encodes MKQDVDWDARNKELLTRYQQGDKKALDEFLECNQGLVRHLLRRYRRLPLGMDEDDLMQLGFLGLIEAARRPQALEKTCLSNYLSFCIRKRLYLGIWQEGYLVHLPRRQHEAVIQTRRMEEERLVRGKPEEWGWRRLGLSAADYRARLRCYQVFLGGHASLDAAKEGEARLWNVLRSEKEASPELQTLHKWRQTMLQVLLRRLPKQQALLLRGYFGLDHTKRRSLRELGNRCGLPEEQVRQILRETLECLRHSMEKRL
- a CDS encoding DUF445 domain-containing protein, giving the protein MNPFVKANRILAGVGVLFLVCLGVKLAYPQSLAARCMLFAAEAALVGGIADWFAVEALFRRPLGLSWHTGLIPRNRRRLIDGTAKMVQDKFFSQSQLQKALESWPIAETFIDWVEEGKGRYILLLLARQLLRDWLDKLEPEALAGKMEGWVRGQLSQLAAAPAVASWGRQALAEKREAPLWEALANALLKQVRRPESQEVLEGWLRAAYEAELAKRNPLMQLLGGMMEAAGQIDTKDLAKAALEETEKFLEALRTEEQHPLRLWLRDKAEELLLELEASPDQAQRLEAWKEELFQAVPVQEVLLQLLRLLRSPVGPKAELEALLGEPGRDISLRTPLVSWVLTQLMGYWDYFKKNQSLRLLLEGSCKEALSHLLAGHRHLIGEVAVHALDRLSAARLNRLVEEKIGEDLAWIRINGSLVGGIIGFCLFWMLEALR
- a CDS encoding DUF445 domain-containing protein, with protein sequence MAKQRYQALAALGVAAAGMAASLPYGHTFGGALAQSAFGAALVGGLADWFAVTALFGKPLGFISWRANLVARNKERILTDLTDLVEKELLTPDNIMQVLQRYDAAAVLLDYLRRQGGRDTLRRVLERLLQDMTLAVRPEEMGRLADQLLCMGLERTELAPLALRAGAWSLRQRYDDVVIAHVLAQVREALKTAEFRAILLEVLEAALARYEAGGMLRSMVNRAAGLTAEDRVDMVLQWLERFVQNLADPERPLRRRLRAWCWKKLLGLRLPERRQQLEEWKGEWLSRHPGFFAQWLTPWVKELQQEVLQGKDRLLPHQAEALTAAVEKSLSAEKDQQGALDRWMKEQLRRWLQRHPLDLASFVAASELGRKSGEELAAYVQEKVGDDLQMIRINGSVVGGLAGAFLFLLTQLVEWGVGQ